AAAAAAAAAGTCACATTAGCTGCTACGTCAGCAAAAATGGCCACATCAACAAAAACTACTGGGTTAAGGTTCAGTTAGTTAGCGAGTGTTAtcggccaataagttgaaagttgagagTGCTTGTGTCCATATCAAAAGTTGGGAGTGTTATCGGTCAATTGATAAAAGTtgaggttatttaaatccaatatacctaattttaaacaaaaattagtTAAGAATAAATAtatgtttttctataaataattctAAACAAAAAATTTAGATAAGCGtgcataaaactaactaaaatgatTGTATCTTTTGAATGTATCATAAAAACGGGATTCAACCCCATGTAATACATGTGTTTTtaacataatataaataaaaaaaagtaaaatgttataataagtaaatagtacatcaaaattcatttttagaaaataaataTTGATGATTGTAAGTGttaacatataacattttatattttattcaacacatgcaatatacgagtttttttaaagatatatcttttttgttatttatatataaaattataaatgtaaaataaataaaaaacaaagtaaaatattataataagtaaatagtatatcaatgttcatttttaaaagattaATGTTGATGACTATTtgtgttaacatatgacattatattttatttgataCGTGCAATATACGAGTTATTTTAAAAGACatatctttttttattatttattatataaaattatatttatgcaaCCCGTATAATACATAAGGTTGTAACCTAGTTATGTAATACATTAAAAGTAATACATATACATATTGTTGGTTCTCCGAATATGCCTATACACATACATagatgtgtgtgtatatatatatatattaaaacatgaCAACTAATCCCTCTTACCTAATCCATTTTTAATAGAAAGCATCAATCGTATTCTACAAAATAAACTTCATATCTATTAAATTAATTGTGTTGAATTTTTGTTTCCAGAAGTTTTCAAATGCAAGTTTTTTTCATAATAAGAAAATACTAATtatgggtaaagttcttgtacaaataatcttaacatactaaacatacaaattgaaggaaaactcaaaaagacaaggtgacatttttgtaattatcaataattatcaaagttactctacaaatatacctaaaaaacctaacccccccccccccccccccccaaaaaaaaaaaaaaaaacctaaaccccccacccaagctaaaatgctaaaaattaaacccccaaaaaatctaaaaaaataaaaaaaaacactcaaattatttttttttttttgctaacaaaatgtagcgattttttaataaaaaatgttaaaaaaatgtgttttttatgtatttttggttgagttcacatttgtatagtaactttgatagttggtggtaattataaaaatgtcaccttgtctttttgagttttccttcaatttgtatgtttagtatgttaagattatttgtatttgatcttttgcctactAATTATTATACCATAATATGATAATCTTTTAAACTAGCAAGAGAGGGTAATATAGTTAATAAAACAGAAATTTCTTAAAAGAATATATCATTATACCATAATATGTATTTGTAAAGCACATATAGTCTTTTTAGCTTGTATTCAAAATTTATAAATGAAATGAGTCATCCCTTTAATCATTTAGAGGTCACTTTTAGCTAATTATTCCATAACACGTAATTAATCTTATCTTCACAGTTTATTTAAATGagattaattatttttaattatccATAATTATTTAATTTCTTGTCTCCACTCGTAATCAAGAAAATATTTCAAATGTTAGGCCGGTGGGTTGGCGCCAATGATTGATCATGGTTAAGCCTTTTGGGTCCATGGTCGGTGGTTCCAAACATTCTATATGCATAAAATTCAACTTGTCACAAATTAAATTGATTCCAAAAATTAGATAATATCAATAAATGTCtactattttattttcaaaccTTTCTAGTTGGGCACTATATAACCCTTTGTTCAGGGACTAACAAGGCACAAGTCAATCATCTTATTCTTTGGCATTTTCAGTTCATATATCTTAAGAATTGAAAAATGGTGAAGTTGGCATTTGGGGATTTTGCCGACTCATTTAGTGTCAGCTCAATCAAGTCATATTTGGCTGAGTTCATTGCTACACTTCTTTTCGTGTTTGCCGGTGTAGGATCGGCTCTCGCTTTTGGTTAGTTATTTTTCATGCAAGGATGTTATGTAGCATATATTTTTGTGTAACAAAAACAAATGACcataacatgttttttttttttttttgaatgtttGCAGGCAAGCTCACAGGTGATGCACCATTAGACCCGGCTGGTCTAGTAGCTATAGCAGTGGCTCATGCTCTTGCACTATTTGTTGGAGTGTCAATTGCCGCCAACATCTCCGGCGGCCATTTGAATCCAGCTGTCACCTTTGGATTGGCTGTTGGTGGCCACATCACTATCTTAAGCGGCTTATTTTACTGGATTGCTCAAGTGCTTGGTGCCATTGTTGCGTCATTCCTTCTTCAGTTCGTCACGGGTGGATTGGTACAACTACCTGTTTTTCCTTATGAAACTTGATATGTTTTGGTGTTGATCTCAATCTTAAATATTTGTTATTTGGCAGGCCGTTCCGACCCATGGAGTAGATGGAATAAACGCTATCCAAGGAGTAGTGTTTGAGATTATCATAACCTTTGCGCTAGTCTACACAGTTTATGCAACTGCAGCTGACCCCAAAAAGGGTTCACTTGGAACCATTGCACCCATTGCAATTGGTTTCATCGTTGGAGCTAACATATTGGCTGCCGGCCCATTCAGTGGTGGTTCAATGAACCCCGCTCGATCAACTGGACCTGCTGTTGCTAGCGGAGACTTCTCACAAATCTGGATTTACTGGGTTGGACCACTTATCGGTGGTGGTCTAGCTGGGCTTATCTATGGTGATGTATTCATTGGTTCATACACTTCAGCCCCCACCGAAGACTATGCTTAACAAGTTTAGCTGTTTTTATCGTCAATTGTGTTTCGTATTTCTTTCATGGTTGAAATTGTGGCATCCTCTTTGTTGGGGGGAAGGTAAAGGGTCAACTTTGACCACCCCATAACCTCAAGTTTGTGCTTTCATCTTTCCTTTGGTAAATTCTAAGCTTGTAATCTTGAGATGTGAATAAGAAGTGtgtatatcatcatcatcatcatcatccccttTTGAAACCTGACTTCTCTGCATCAAGATATTAAATTTAGGaaaaataaaaaggaaataaTAAATCATAAAACAAAAATCATACCCAGGTGGTTGTGTTCACGGATTCGAGAGTTGAACAAACACAGCCCGTTTAACCCGAAAAAGAAATTTATTTAATTCAGATATTATTACTTTATAATTCTAAATTTGAATCGCTACCCGTGAACTAGTTGGGTCCGACCATTTAGCTAAACATGTCCATGGGTTCAACCAGAAATTGACCACCGAAACCTGTGAATTTCGCGTTTACGTGCCCTTACAAATAGCATTGTAACAGTTTATATTTTTCCCTCCAAGCAGCCTGCTTTTCAGGGGTTTACTTATACCACATACATATTTCACGGGCCTAAACGCTTACCAATACAGTCGAACCCATCCAAACCCCCCACTCCTTAAACCCAAGACCATTTAACTAACTGAGTAGCCAACCAATGtttcagaaaaaaaaacacaagtattttaataatattgttttagGGTAGCCTATTATTAGTAATATTTGGCATCATAAATATTTATGTATAGATTCAAAACAAGTGTTTCAGGGTGAATGCAACCGAACCGCCGTTGTTTAATGTGCCCGTTTCCCAACCTCTACATTCGCAACCTGGGTCAACTTGGAACACATTTGTGTGAAAAAAGGAACAAGAACTCACATGGTCTTCCATATAATTAAGCAAATGATGTATCCACCTTCAGAAACCTTGAAAAAACACAAGTATACCAAAGCTATTTGACTTAAGTTTGATGTGAATACCTACCGACACCGTAGAGTGAACCTCTAAATGCTTTGTATATAGAAATTGAAATACAGTAATGTTTGAAATGTAACATCATCATATAACAaagaatcagaattattattaatACTTTAAAAAACAACCGTCCTGTTGTCTTCATATGGTAGAACACGCAACTCACAGTAGGATTTTAGTGCTTTAAGAAGGCATTGTTTCTCAAGATTCTCTGATTTCTGTACAAAACTCAGTAGATTATCCTTGTGTGAAACTCTCTCTACCTGAAACCCCAAACATAAAGTTCAGTATAATTTTTGCCTTCTTTTTTGGTGTTCAGTTCAACTACAATCATAAGATTAAATGTAGCCACTATAATTATTGTATTAATTGgtaaaaacaatagaaaactatGTTTTTGTTGTAACTAGAATGCTAATTAGCTTATTAATTTGTCTTTTTTTTTCCAGTTTAGTCTTCCACATACTTAAGGTTTCATCGAGAATATTAACTCCCAGGATTCATTAGTAGACGATTAATAAGACAGCATATTTACCATCTGTTCAATAATTGGCCCACAATCAAGTTCTTCTGTCACAAAGTGGCTTGTAGCACCAATCAATTTCACACCAGCATAAAAAGCCTGTGCCATACAGTAAAAACCAGATGACTGACTATATACTTGATATTTTCTTGATTCGAACACACTTAAGAAAAAGAAGGATGAAAGACCTAACCTGCCTACAAGGATTCCCACCCTTGAATGATGGCAATAAGCCATGATGAATGTTGATTATATCTTTCGCGTATCTATTCAAAAAACTTTTAGATAAAACCTGCATATTTGCTCATTACTTAATAAACATATTCAATGGAACAAAATACACACATTTTTTATGGTGTTCATCTAGGCaccaacttgaaaaagaaaagcATCCATGTAGAAAATACCTACATGTAATTGCCAAAGTTGGCACTTTTGATCCATCTAGTTACGGATGGGTCGATTTGGGTTATTTTTATTAAATAGGTAGAACAAAAGGAGTTAGTTAAATAAAGCGCCAATCAGTATTTTTAATACAAAAAAACGCCTTAAATTAATAATTTATCAAAAAATCAGATTATCACTGAAATAGTCAACTTTTTGTTATAATATTTGACATGCTAATCATTTACAAAAAGAATATTCATAAGTATTTCCCAAAAAGGTTTCAGGTCAACCCAATATGAGCCATACAAAAGAGTGTTATTCTTTTTGACCCAAACCCGTTTTAGCCGAACCGACCAGTCCGATACGGAACTAAGTTATGAAAGTTACCTGCATATATCTAGCAAGGACTAGAAAATCGGTATCTTGAACCAACTGCAGAATCTCATCTTCTCTTTTATCTTCTTTACATGTGGACAGATAGTGATATGGGATCTCATGCCTTTCAAGAAGCCGCATCACATGGGAATTGGGAAGCCTATCATGATTACTGTTCAAATACACTTGGGTCAAGAACGGAATAAGAATAGTCAACAATGGTCATATTCACATTTCACCTAATGACTGAACTTATATCGATTGGAAGTTTTCCATCTTGCCATGCAAGCAACAAATCAACAAGACAATGGTCCTACAGCAAAGAAGTGAACACCTAAAGGTTTATGTGATGCAAattgttaacaaaaaaaaaaaaaaaaaacttgtccAAAACCTGCTTAGAAGCAAGAACCGCAATTTTATACTTGGGATCTATAGATGGCACCCGAACAACAGATCTTATAGCATTATATTTCTTTGATAACTTGAGAATGTCCTCATTCATTTGTGTCCTTGGCCATTTGATAGGATCAAAGACGAATTCACTGTAAGTCAAAACAAAAGGTCATCTTTAAGTTTTGGAGTGCAAACATCGATCGTCTTCACTCAACAGGAAGGAAAAGTCTGAATCGTACTCtacatttacaaaaaaaaaaaaaaaaaaaaaaaatatacggGATAAACTCATGAAACAATAACCAAGTTTCTTCAGTGTTCAACTTTATTCTAACAACAAAAACCACCCAAGTTTCAAAATTGTTCCAATCTTGTGAGGTTTTTTTTGTAAGtgttaattaataaaaaaaatcaagtgACCTAAACTGAAGATGTATGAACCTTGCTTACTATTTAGTGCTTACTTTTCAAGTCGACTTAAATGGGACGATTATGAACTTGgttattattctttatttaaaaaaataatctcTAAATGGTAACGAGGTTTTAATATATATCTTCCATGTAGGACACTTAATTTAAAAGAAAtaacatatataaataaatttCAGAAGACTGAAACAATTGAGTGGTTTTTGTTGTTAGACAAAGTGTGAGCAACTTCAATGGAACACAGgagaaacttggttactattagGTGAAATATTCCCAATAACTATTTGCAACTAGCTCAACAACAGAATAATATTACATGATATGCAcacacacatatgtatatatgtgtattgAGATAGAGGGAGGACCTTCTAGAGTAGAAAACATTCTTGTTTTGGGGCACAAATACATCAGCTTCCAATATGTTCCCACCTTTTGATGCAATACACTCAGATATTGTGGCCACAATTCCAACACTATCCTATCAGTAAAATTACAGTTAATTAAGTTTATTTCTACAGATAATCAGGAACATATTCATTAATCTCAAAGCAACAGCAACATGGTTTACAATTTCAGTCTCATAACTGATCTGGATTCTTCAATTTTCAATGATTTATTGATAGTAACATCAAATTCTTCAACACATGATTCAAACTGAGTGATGGAATGCATAATTAAGTTATCAAAAACAATAGCAGAATGATATACTCTAATCTCATAACTGGATCTGGATTCTAAGATTTTCAATGATTCATTGATGATAACATCAAATTCTTCAACACATgattcaaatttttttttgaacggccaacaaatcaatcccgagcactctcggggcacccactggaaaaacggagtactccgagagtaacccgagtcgtccaccaccaattccggggaaaacttGGTAAcccccgcccgtaggcacgacggtaaaTTACCAggaaaacccgtttggctcaaggatcgaacacATGATTCAAATTGAGTGATGGAATGCATAATTAAGTTATACTTGGAGAAAATCAGAAAATTATTCCTTAATCTGAAAACAACAGCAATATGATTTACTTTAATCTTATAACTGGATCTAGAATCTACAAATTTCAATGATTTACATCAATTCTCTAAACTGAAAGATGAAATGCCTAATTAAGTTATACTAACCTACAGATAGTCAGAAAAATATTCATTAATCTCAAAACCACAGGCAGGCAGCAATATGACTTACTCTAATCTCATTCATAACCTACTTACTGGATTATCAATAACATCAAATTCTCATACACATGATTCAAATTGAGGTATATTGTACAATTTTGaatgagaagaagatgaaaatgagCGATTGAGGTATAGTTACAGGGCAATATAGAACATGAATGCCGTGAGAGAGGGGAGGAGAAGGCTCTGGAAGCGTGTTGAATGATCGATTGGCGGATTGAAGAACCCTTCGTGTTCGTGATGATATTCTTCGAAGAacactcatctctctctctctattgcAGCAGCATCCAATCTCGCTCGCTCAGCCACAATAATATGGTTGGTGGGtgcttttttatgtttttcattcATACGACGTCGTCACTAGTATGCACCCTTGCTCTCCTTTTTCGAAAGCATGATGCAACTTAcctaatttttatttatttattttgaaacatgaacttcATTAACAAACACTAACCTACAAAATGGGACGCCCCAACACAACCAAAATTACATATTTCCCACATAACAGGACGGCTCGACACAACCAAAATTACTTATTTACAAAATTAACCCAATCATTTCACGAAACGGCTTTATTCTTAACTCTATTACTGAACCAAAGAAAACTCGTTAACTTCAAATCCTTGATGATGTCTTCCACCCGAGCCAGCTTACTTTCGAACTTGAGTTTATTTCTAGCCCGTTAAATGCACCAACACCCCACTTTGATTATGCTTTCAAATGCCTcctttgccccccccccccccccccagccgCATTGGAATGGTAAACGGCATGATGAATGTCCATAGCTTATGACACTATTATAAATTTAAGTATTTAAAGTCACCAAATTAAATTTTGTCAGATATAATGATAGAAAACATTTAACATAAACCATACATTATTTAAAAGATAAATAGTTATGAAACAAGGTCCAATTTATTACTAAAGTATGTCCTACGTGTCTTTGTCTTCAACTCTATCTCTTACTAATGTACCTGCATCATGCGTAAAAAGGTTTTGGGTCAACAAAACGTTGGTGAATAGATCtagattttaaataaaatgttttgctttattaatTGATTTATTTTACTTagaaatcttttaaaaaaatatttaacatgTAATTCCATGTGTTGTAGAAACATCCATAATAACCACAACCACGACAATAATCAACAAATCACCACAATCACAATATAGATACAATAGAAATAATAAGACTCAAAGACTATAGTATGTATTAGACTCAAACCCCGAAGAGCGAGTATACTAGGCTGCAACACATGACCATGGGGAACATAGTCAGCCAGGTGAATCCACGAGAAACCTGTGATCATGGGCGGTGATgagggtgtgcggggaggaccaccgcacAGGGCCTGTGATGAGGGGCCCACGTTTTTTATAAAAAGATCGGAtatatatgttaattttttttaaatagtatacCTATATCAACTCTAAGATAGAGCCatttacaaaacaatttttatGGTTTGGAAGTTAGACCATTGGCATTAGCTTTATTGAGCCCAATACCCATTTGATTTtaaaatttaataataataataaaacattacggaagggcacattttttcgagctcgaacatggTACATAAATTCTCAGAGATGTCCTTGTCTGTGACACAAAGCGAGTAAACACATAGACACATATATATGCAACAATAGATACGAGAAACCATAGAAACTAGTGCATCAAGTTGTTCGCAAGGGCCAACTTGATCCTCTTCCCCATGGATCCCCGATAAGGGAACCCTAGGAGAGTCGCCGACTCCAACTACCGTCCATGTACGATCCATACTAGATCTGACCAACTGCCCGCTGCTATTGAAGCTCCATCTACAAATGGATAAGACTTTGGTCTGATTGTATAGGA
This genomic stretch from Helianthus annuus cultivar XRQ/B chromosome 8, HanXRQr2.0-SUNRISE, whole genome shotgun sequence harbors:
- the LOC110873151 gene encoding probable aquaporin TIP2-1, yielding MVKLAFGDFADSFSVSSIKSYLAEFIATLLFVFAGVGSALAFGKLTGDAPLDPAGLVAIAVAHALALFVGVSIAANISGGHLNPAVTFGLAVGGHITILSGLFYWIAQVLGAIVASFLLQFVTGGLAVPTHGVDGINAIQGVVFEIIITFALVYTVYATAADPKKGSLGTIAPIAIGFIVGANILAAGPFSGGSMNPARSTGPAVASGDFSQIWIYWVGPLIGGGLAGLIYGDVFIGSYTSAPTEDYA
- the LOC110873150 gene encoding formyltetrahydrofolate deformylase 1, mitochondrial isoform X1 — its product is MSVLRRISSRTRRVLQSANRSFNTLPEPSPPLSHGIHVLYCPDSVGIVATISECIASKGGNILEADVFVPQNKNVFYSRSEFVFDPIKWPRTQMNEDILKLSKKYNAIRSVVRVPSIDPKYKIAVLASKQDHCLVDLLLAWQDGKLPIDISSVISNHDRLPNSHVMRLLERHEIPYHYLSTCKEDKREDEILQLVQDTDFLVLARYMQVLSKSFLNRYAKDIINIHHGLLPSFKGGNPCRQAFYAGVKLIGATSHFVTEELDCGPIIEQMVERVSHKDNLLSFVQKSENLEKQCLLKALKSYCELRVLPYEDNRTVVF
- the LOC110873150 gene encoding formyltetrahydrofolate deformylase 1, mitochondrial isoform X2 translates to MFYIALVGIVATISECIASKGGNILEADVFVPQNKNVFYSRSEFVFDPIKWPRTQMNEDILKLSKKYNAIRSVVRVPSIDPKYKIAVLASKQDHCLVDLLLAWQDGKLPIDISSVISNHDRLPNSHVMRLLERHEIPYHYLSTCKEDKREDEILQLVQDTDFLVLARYMQVLSKSFLNRYAKDIINIHHGLLPSFKGGNPCRQAFYAGVKLIGATSHFVTEELDCGPIIEQMVERVSHKDNLLSFVQKSENLEKQCLLKALKSYCELRVLPYEDNRTVVF